Sequence from the Pseudomonas sp. LS.1a genome:
GGGCATCACGCAGGGTCAGGATCAACTGGTCGAAGGCGGCGGCGCCGATCGGGTCCAGGCCGGCGGTGGGTTCGTCGAGGAACAGAATGTCAGGGTCCAGTGCCAGGGCCCGAGCCAGCGCGGCACGCTTGATCATACCCCCCGACAGCGAGGCCGGGTATTTGTCGGCGGCCGAGATCGGCAGCCCCGCCAGGGCCAGCTTCACTCCGGCCAGGTGCTCGGCATCGGCACGGGACAGCCCGGCGTGCTCGATCAGCGGCAATGCCACGTTTTCGGTGACAGTCAGAGAAGAGAACAGTGCGCCCTTCTGGAACAGCACGCCGAAGCGCCGCTCGACCAGTGAGCGCTGCTCTTCGCGCAGGCCGGCCAAGTCCTGGCCGAACACCTTGATCTGCCCTTCGTCGGGCCGCCGCAGGCCGATGATACTGCGCAACAGCACCGATTTGCCGCTGCCCGACCCGCCGACCACGGCGAGGATCTCGCCGCGGTACAGGTCAAGGTCGAGATTTTCGTGGACGCTCTGGCGGCCGAAGCGATTGCAGATGCCGCGGGCCTCGATCACGCGTTCCTGACCACTCACCAGCCCATCTCCATGAAGAACAGGGCGGCCACCGCGTCCAGCACGATGACCACGAATATCGACTGCACCACCGCCGAGGTGGTGTGCGCCCCTACCGATTCGGCGCTGCCGCTGACCTTGAAGCCCTCCAGGCAGCCGATGGAAGCGATCAGAAAGGCGAAGAACGGTGCCTTGGCCAGGCCGACCAGGAAGTGCTGCACGCCGATGTCGCTTTGTAGCAGCGACAGGAACATGGCTGGCGAGATGTCCAGTGTCAGCGCGCACACCACC
This genomic interval carries:
- a CDS encoding ABC transporter ATP-binding protein, which codes for MSGQERVIEARGICNRFGRQSVHENLDLDLYRGEILAVVGGSGSGKSVLLRSIIGLRRPDEGQIKVFGQDLAGLREEQRSLVERRFGVLFQKGALFSSLTVTENVALPLIEHAGLSRADAEHLAGVKLALAGLPISAADKYPASLSGGMIKRAALARALALDPDILFLDEPTAGLDPIGAAAFDQLILTLRDALGLSVFLITHDLDTLYTITDRIAVLSQKKVLVAGPLAEVEQTNDTWIQEYFHGPRGRAAEQAATRAGQER